The following is a genomic window from Bacillota bacterium.
GCCGGCGTCGGTGAGCATAGGGAATGGCACGCCGCCGGGTACCATCTTGGAGAGTTCCTCTTCCTGCCAGATCTTGTGCACGAAACGGCTATCCGTGCTCATGGCCAGGACATGTACCCCCAGCGCCTTGATCTCGTCGTGACGGGCGGCCACGGCCGCCAATTCGGTGGGTCAAACGAAGGTGAAGTCACCGGGATAGAAGCAAAGCACCACCCACGAGCCCCTGTAGTCTGAAAGCTTGACGTTTTGAAACCCCCCGTCCAGGTATGCGTGAGCCTCAAAGTCAGGGGCCGGTTTACCTACGCGTGCCAGCACTTGCGGCACCTCCTTCACAGCCTGCGGGCCGGTACCCGGGCCGGCCTCGGGCACGTTGTCGGTCTGCGCCGTCATGGGCCCCTTTGCCGGGGCGACGCACTGATCCTTCGGGTCTGCCATCTTGTACCACCTCCAATTAGTACTTAATGCAGAAAGACACTTGTTGTCAAGTCGGTGGGCCGTTTCTTTGTGTTAATTATTGTTTAATTTTTGTTAAATTTGCCATCTGCCATTTTTATCTGTCCAGCGGCGAAAACAAAAAAACCGCAAAAACCTTTATTCTTGGAGGCTTCGCGGGTTGTTATTGGTGGGCGATGCTGGATTTGAACCAGCGACCCCCTGCTTGTAAGGCGGTTGTCCCTGCATTTTGGAGCTCTTGAGACACTTGGTTGAACACCAACGATCCTTGAATTTAGCAGCTTTGCGGTGCTATGTGCGGTCAGGTTAGGTTGGCTTGGTTGGCCAGTGGGCACCAAAATAGGCACCAAGGGCCTCGACGGAGACACCCTTGAAGCAAGCCCATAAGGGTTTGTATTGTCTCCTGCATTCCTTACGGCTGATCGATGCCCACGCGCAACGCCTCCCGTACAGGTGAGTTACTGATCGCCGCTACCGGCTGCTGCGGAATCTTTTTGGATTTCCAGCAGATTTTCCCGGTCCAAGCCGGTAATCTCCATGATGTCCTCCAGGGCGAGGCCTTTTTTCAAGGCCGCCAAAGCGACCTCCCTCTTGCCCTCTTTGATGCCCTCTTTGATGCCCTCCTTGATGCCCTCTTTGATGCCTTCCTTGATGCCTTCCTCCCGGCCTTGCTGATGATAAGAAGTGGTGATTTCCATAAAATTTCGCACCTCCTCGGGTTTGAGTTCTCGGGGCAGGCGTTCGCGGTATTTTTGTTCCTCCGCCTCGTCCAAGCGGAGATAGGTCTCGAAAAAAGCGGTCAGCAGGGTGTTCCGGACCAGGTCCAGGCGCATGTTGGCCAGCATGCGGGCAAATTCGATCTTGACGCTCACTTTTTCCTCCGCACTGAAGTTCATTTTGCTGAGCAGGGCGGCGGCCACCGGATTGTTGCTCCCAATGTAGTCCCGCCAAGATTCTTTCCGGAGCTGGACCTTGAAGAAGCGGAATTCCAAAACGTCCAGAAAGGAGAAGCTGATCCGGAAGCGGTCTTCCTCTTCCACTCCGGCATCATGGGCGTAAACGGCGATGGGCAGAATTTTTCGCTGGTGCTTTTCATGCAACCGGGCGAAGTACTTGAACATCATCCGGTTGTAGTCCGGCACCCGCTGGGATTGGTTTTCCACGTGCACCAGGATCAGGCCCTCTTCGTCCTTGAGCCGGGTCTCCACCAGGATGTCCACCACGTGCTTTTCCTTGTCCAATACGTCGGTGATGATTTCCTGAGGCCGGAATTCCAGGTGGTCTGGATCCATAAGCCGACCGACCTGCGGGAAAAACAGGTTGATGAATTCGTAGAAGAAGGTCTCCAGCAGCTGCTTGAACAACTCGTCGTGCTTGTCGCGCCGGACTTGCTCCCGGTTTTTTTCGCCCGCTTTGTCCAAGAGCAACCCCCTCTCCTTCAGGTAACTGTATTTTACACCATCCCTGGTTTCCGGTAAATAGATGTTTCGCCCCACTCTTCGCGCATTTGCCGAATCTCTACCTAGCCGGCGGTATTGACGGTAATGCACATGACTACAGCGAAGGCACCCACTGTCATTGCCACAAGGGCCACTGCACTCGCCGTTGCCGATAACAGTCTCTTAAGTAGTGTCAGCAATGTAACCACCCTATCCCGCCGAAATTCGCAGACGTCTGAGGGTCCGTTTCGCCAGGAAAAGCTGTAACGGCAAGGCAACGACCAAGGACAGAAGTACCGGCATAATGGGTAGTGCTGCTACGACCATAGTCAGGTGGGACAAGGCCGCGCCAGCCAGCGTGCCTCCTATCCCCCTAGGCTGCCAGCAGGAAATATGTAGCACGGGGCCGGCGCATTGCGCGTACAGCTTAGAGAATAAAATACGGCCAGGCTTCTCGCATATACCAGAAGACATACACCAAACAGGAACACCAGCCCCGCTCCAAAAGCCAGTGTAAGGAACCGCATATATCCGTACGCAGTCATCTCTTCACATATAAGATAATCATGACATGTTCCATCGCTCCCCGGTCCATCCAGCCACTTGGTGCATCTCGACGATGGAGTCGTCGCCGGCTCGGGCCGTAATCCAAACTTGGCTGCTGAACTGCTCTTTCGGTAGGGAGTGTCGTGCAGGACCGGTTTGCGCCGCCGCAGCCGGCGTTTTAGGCGCGTGAGGCCGTCTGGAAGGATTTGTGCTTGTGCACAAAATAAAGGCTCAGCAGGAGAGCGGCGGCCGGCAGGACGGCCACCAGTCCGAAAGCGGCCCGGTAGCCGGCGATTAGAGCGGCCAGCCCCGCCGCCGGCGGACCAAGAACCTGCCCGATGTCCATCATGGTGGCCAAACCGCCCAGGGCAGCGCCTCGTTTCCCGCTTTCCACCAGTTCGGCCGCCAGGGGCCTTGTGCCGGAGGTGACCAGGGCGAACCCCAAGCCGAAACCGAAGCTCAGCAGGACAAATCCGTAAAGGGTGCACCAAATGGGAACGGCGGCGGCGGAAAGGGCGCTCAAGGCCAGGCCCGCCAAAATCAACGGGATTCTGCCCACCCGGTCGGACACTCGGCCGAAGACCGGTTTCAGGAAGATGACGCCCGCGAGTTGTATGCCCATGACGGCCCCGATCTGCCATACGGGCAGGCCCAGGTGCCGGGCGAACAGCGGGAACATGACCTCAAAGGCCCCGTAGGCGAAAAAGACCGCCGCTTCCACGCCGCCCACCATCAGAAAACCGCGGTTTTGCAGCAGGGACCGGAGAACTTCGAAGAGCCCCTCGTTTCCGGCGGCGGCAGCCTCTTTCTCACCTCGTCCTTTGACAACCTCTTTCCCGCCTCGTCCTTCTTGACCGTCGCGCAGCATGGTCCCCAGCGCCAAGGCCGCCAGCCCGGCGGCGGCGCAAAGCAGAAAAACGCTTTCAAATCCCCAGGAGGCCAGCAGCAAACCGCCCAAGAAAGGGGCCAGCGCCCGGCCCGCCATGGTGGAGGAGGTGAAGACCGCCAGCATCTCGCCCCGGCGGGCGCCGCCGGCG
Proteins encoded in this region:
- a CDS encoding Rpn family recombination-promoting nuclease/putative transposase is translated as MLLDKAGEKNREQVRRDKHDELFKQLLETFFYEFINLFFPQVGRLMDPDHLEFRPQEIITDVLDKEKHVVDILVETRLKDEEGLILVHVENQSQRVPDYNRMMFKYFARLHEKHQRKILPIAVYAHDAGVEEEDRFRISFSFLDVLEFRFFKVQLRKESWRDYIGSNNPVAAALLSKMNFSAEEKVSVKIEFARMLANMRLDLVRNTLLTAFFETYLRLDEAEEQKYRERLPRELKPEEVRNFMEITTSYHQQGREEGIKEGIKEGIKEGIKEGIKEGKREVALAALKKGLALEDIMEITGLDRENLLEIQKDSAAAGSGDQ
- a CDS encoding MFS transporter, which gives rise to MNARLVWFFSLCGFAAIFSSTLSKTPTLPLFASHLGANDAQVGLIAAASTIPGLFVSYLAGALADRYSWKKILLVSLLVFVTAPLLYLWVYEPWQLAAARFYHGVATAAFAPVALAAVAAAGGARRGEMLAVFTSSTMAGRALAPFLGGLLLASWGFESVFLLCAAAGLAALALGTMLRDGQEGRGGKEVVKGRGEKEAAAAGNEGLFEVLRSLLQNRGFLMVGGVEAAVFFAYGAFEVMFPLFARHLGLPVWQIGAVMGIQLAGVIFLKPVFGRVSDRVGRIPLILAGLALSALSAAAVPIWCTLYGFVLLSFGFGLGFALVTSGTRPLAAELVESGKRGAALGGLATMMDIGQVLGPPAAGLAALIAGYRAAFGLVAVLPAAALLLSLYFVHKHKSFQTASRA
- the prxU gene encoding thioredoxin-dependent peroxiredoxin (Most members of this family contain a selenocysteine.), with translation MTAQTDNVPEAGPGTGPQAVKEVPQVLARVGKPAPDFEAHAYLDGGFQNVKLSDYRGSWVVLCFYPGDFTFVUPTELAAVAARHDEIKALGVHVLAMSTDSRFVHKIWQEEELSKMVPGGVPFPMLTDAGGRIGTVYGVYDHEAGVDIRGRFLIDPDGVIQAMEMLTPPVGRNVSEFIRQVQAYQHVRATGEATPSGWQPGKITLKPGPNLVGKVWEIWKPGQE